One region of Prosthecobacter debontii genomic DNA includes:
- a CDS encoding diacylglycerol/lipid kinase family protein produces the protein MPARIPVILNPAARSTQAAAREQAIRALTPEPELVLTAGPGQATELAEKLAREGHPLVIAAGGDGTMNEVLQGICRVNAERPPGEKHTALGVLPVGTMNVFSVELGLPSQDIAACWRQLSSHRFREVDLWLANDQYFVQLAGVGFDAEIIQETSWESKKRFGPLSYVMSAMQVLTRQPPVLSVNVEGRPPLVGSVVLVGAGKRYGGPVPVFPKASNQDGLLDVLVFRGLGGWEFAQMLRAILEGGYEPAEDIDYLQLREFTVTASPDAPLEVDGELAPGSTPVVFKPAPFKLQVAV, from the coding sequence ATGCCAGCCAGAATCCCTGTCATTCTCAACCCAGCGGCAAGAAGCACCCAGGCCGCTGCCCGTGAGCAAGCCATTCGTGCCCTGACTCCTGAGCCTGAACTCGTTTTGACGGCAGGGCCCGGGCAGGCCACTGAGCTGGCGGAAAAACTGGCACGTGAGGGGCATCCGCTCGTGATAGCCGCAGGTGGCGATGGAACGATGAATGAGGTGCTCCAGGGCATCTGCCGTGTGAATGCAGAGCGCCCACCAGGGGAAAAGCACACGGCGCTCGGCGTCCTGCCAGTGGGGACGATGAACGTTTTTTCGGTCGAGCTTGGGCTACCTAGCCAGGACATCGCGGCCTGTTGGCGGCAGCTTTCTAGCCATCGCTTTCGCGAGGTGGATCTGTGGCTGGCGAATGATCAATACTTTGTGCAACTGGCAGGGGTGGGCTTTGACGCGGAGATCATTCAAGAGACCAGCTGGGAAAGTAAAAAGCGCTTCGGTCCACTGAGTTACGTCATGTCCGCGATGCAGGTGCTGACCCGGCAGCCTCCCGTTCTTTCGGTGAACGTGGAGGGAAGGCCTCCCTTAGTAGGTTCCGTGGTGTTGGTCGGGGCAGGGAAGCGCTACGGTGGGCCGGTGCCGGTCTTTCCCAAAGCCTCCAATCAGGACGGCCTTCTCGATGTGTTGGTCTTCCGCGGGCTCGGCGGTTGGGAGTTCGCACAGATGCTGCGAGCGATTTTGGAAGGTGGTTATGAGCCGGCGGAGGACATCGATTATCTTCAGCTGCGTGAGTTCACCGTGACCGCGAGTCCAGATGCCCCTCTCGAGGTGGATGGGGAGCTGGCTCCTGGCAGCACTCCCGTGGTGTTTAAACCGGCGCCGTTTAAGCTTCAGGTAGCGGTCTGA
- a CDS encoding RsmE family RNA methyltransferase, with translation MSLSRFYLPSPAWQPDTLTLTGDEAAHCARVLRRQVGDAVEVFDGAGRVARAEITAVSKSSVSLRTLSEEYTSPLAPRIHLLPAMIKAEPFEWLLGKAVELGAASILPIVTERTIVHLGGDHLEKKMTRWQRHMIESAKQCHTPFITRLEKPQPLPQAIADLPSSSLKIIPALSEHSRTLHQVSGGLPSPTDAYLLIGPEGDFTPSEETLAQELGFIPVTLGPLILRAETAAISTLAILRHELQRLVGNQT, from the coding sequence ATGTCTTTGAGCCGTTTTTATCTTCCTTCCCCAGCCTGGCAGCCGGATACGCTGACCCTCACGGGCGATGAAGCCGCCCACTGCGCACGAGTCCTGCGGCGCCAGGTGGGAGATGCCGTTGAGGTCTTCGATGGGGCAGGCCGTGTCGCTCGTGCGGAGATCACTGCAGTCAGCAAGTCCAGTGTCAGCCTCCGCACTCTGTCGGAAGAATACACCTCTCCTCTGGCCCCTCGCATCCACCTGCTACCCGCCATGATCAAGGCGGAGCCCTTCGAGTGGCTGCTGGGAAAAGCCGTGGAACTCGGTGCAGCCAGTATCCTGCCCATCGTGACGGAACGTACCATCGTCCATCTCGGAGGAGATCATCTGGAAAAGAAAATGACCCGCTGGCAGCGACACATGATCGAATCTGCCAAGCAGTGCCACACGCCTTTCATCACTCGCCTGGAGAAACCTCAGCCACTTCCCCAGGCCATTGCGGATTTACCGAGTTCATCTCTCAAGATCATTCCAGCCTTGAGCGAACATAGCCGCACCTTGCACCAAGTCTCCGGAGGCCTCCCTTCCCCCACGGATGCTTACCTCCTCATCGGACCTGAGGGTGACTTCACGCCGTCCGAAGAAACCCTCGCCCAAGAACTGGGTTTCATCCCCGTCACCCTGGGGCCGCTCATCTTACGTGCTGAGACCGCAGCCATCTCCACTCTCGCCATTCTGCGCCATGAATTGCAGCGCCTCGTTGGAAATCAAACCTGA
- the hemA gene encoding glutamyl-tRNA reductase, which yields MTYPTATSEHLVCLGLNYRTTPVEVRERVAFPEAKVPDAVQEIRQLPGFEESVVLSTCNRVEMYATHSLEDAQRAHDTLVAYLVQRFELPEEQAEALVTYRLRSDEAARHLFRVVSGLDSMVLGETEIFGQVKQAYKVALETGGTGRSLNKLFQQAFTVGKKVRNDTTIQRGSTSVGSVAVDLAEKVHDLKRCRVMLVGAGEMSRTCAQSLLSRGAQSIIVSNRSYDRAVELATEMKGTAMKFDEWENALHEVDVIISSTSAPHFVIKPDLIQQVMRKRRWDPLLIIDIAVPRDVDPAVNEIEGVYLYDIDALQAIADEGRRERERQLSACERIIEEHLEKYGYTHPATISHHGTQTAT from the coding sequence ATGACTTATCCTACCGCCACTAGCGAGCATTTGGTCTGCTTGGGCCTGAACTACCGCACCACCCCCGTGGAGGTGCGGGAGCGCGTGGCATTTCCCGAAGCCAAGGTGCCAGACGCGGTTCAGGAGATCCGCCAGCTTCCCGGCTTTGAGGAAAGCGTGGTGCTGAGCACCTGCAATCGGGTGGAAATGTATGCCACCCACAGTCTTGAGGACGCCCAGAGAGCCCATGACACCTTAGTGGCTTATCTGGTGCAACGCTTCGAACTGCCGGAGGAGCAGGCTGAGGCCCTGGTGACCTATCGCCTGCGTTCCGACGAGGCGGCGCGGCATCTCTTCCGGGTCGTCAGCGGGCTGGATAGCATGGTGCTGGGCGAGACCGAGATCTTTGGCCAGGTCAAGCAAGCCTACAAAGTCGCCTTGGAGACTGGGGGCACTGGCCGCTCGCTCAATAAGCTTTTCCAGCAGGCCTTCACCGTCGGTAAAAAGGTGCGTAATGACACCACCATCCAGCGCGGCTCCACCAGCGTCGGTTCGGTAGCGGTGGATCTGGCCGAGAAGGTGCATGACCTGAAACGCTGCCGCGTCATGCTTGTGGGGGCAGGCGAAATGAGCCGCACCTGCGCTCAAAGCCTCCTCTCCCGCGGAGCTCAGAGCATCATCGTCTCCAACCGCAGCTATGACCGCGCCGTGGAACTCGCGACCGAGATGAAGGGCACGGCCATGAAATTCGATGAATGGGAAAACGCCCTGCACGAGGTGGATGTGATCATCTCCAGCACCAGCGCCCCCCACTTCGTGATCAAACCGGACCTCATCCAGCAAGTGATGCGTAAACGCCGCTGGGATCCCCTGTTGATCATCGACATCGCCGTGCCGCGTGATGTGGACCCTGCCGTGAATGAGATCGAAGGCGTCTATCTCTACGACATTGACGCCCTTCAAGCCATTGCCGATGAAGGCCGCCGTGAGCGTGAACGCCAGCTCAGCGCTTGCGAGCGCATCATCGAGGAGCACCTGGAAAAATACGGCTACACCCATCCTGCCACCATCAGCCATCACGGTACTCAGACCGCTACCTGA
- the vccB gene encoding Verru_Chthon cassette protein B, whose product MNIVTPDLRRSLTRGGFSLVEVVLAVGIMALGVVTILGLLPHGLEMTRKTANEQAETRIIDQIVGEMQSVDWGTLDSQQAQIRYFDDQGLEIEATTQGFDILLNYVVQVTIPTADVRLPTNSDTSGIDQNLRRVMIKMIAAPLKNFDFTNPSSGVPIKVFTQLVANTALATNLP is encoded by the coding sequence ATGAACATCGTCACGCCAGACCTGCGCCGTTCCCTGACCCGCGGTGGATTTTCCCTTGTCGAAGTGGTGCTTGCTGTCGGCATCATGGCCCTCGGTGTGGTGACGATCTTGGGCCTCCTGCCGCATGGTCTGGAAATGACACGCAAGACCGCCAACGAGCAGGCTGAAACCCGCATCATTGACCAAATTGTCGGGGAAATGCAGTCCGTTGATTGGGGCACGCTGGACAGCCAACAAGCACAAATCCGCTATTTTGATGATCAGGGGCTCGAGATCGAGGCAACTACTCAAGGTTTCGACATCCTGCTTAACTATGTTGTACAGGTCACAATTCCGACGGCTGATGTCCGGTTGCCGACAAACAGTGATACCTCAGGCATTGATCAAAATTTGCGTCGAGTCATGATCAAAATGATTGCCGCTCCCCTCAAAAACTTTGATTTCACCAATCCTTCTTCAGGGGTGCCGATCAAGGTCTTTACTCAGCTCGTCGCCAATACAGCGCTGGCCACCAACCTCCCTTAA
- a CDS encoding adenylate/guanylate cyclase domain-containing protein, producing MPAFLRAHDKGVEYSLEDFTLLGRSPDATIRLTDAGVSRQHATIRRDGSLYWVSDLGSANGSFVNDVAVTTARALRHGDRIQLGTCVFIFETDEGEASMNTGSGTQMLHTIALPMRTVKATLLVGDLRNFTSISAQLSAEQVAAMLREWYADCERILKPRGAIIDKFIGDGVFAYWVGDSLDIRSQATEAARLLSSPEASESPVRKMMRDEMNMEVYCHIGLNIGDVALGAMGRGVNTAVGEAVNVTFRIESLTRKLQVPVLAGASFLEGWPEGLQDYKNVGIHPVKGQPEPVEVYALVESNPVLS from the coding sequence ATGCCCGCTTTTCTCAGAGCTCACGACAAAGGAGTGGAGTATTCCCTGGAGGACTTCACCCTGTTGGGCCGCAGTCCGGATGCTACCATCAGACTGACCGATGCGGGGGTTTCTCGCCAGCACGCCACCATCCGACGCGACGGTTCTCTCTACTGGGTGTCCGACTTGGGCAGCGCGAATGGCAGCTTTGTCAATGATGTGGCGGTGACGACTGCGCGTGCGCTCCGTCATGGAGATCGGATCCAGCTCGGCACCTGCGTTTTCATCTTTGAAACGGATGAAGGTGAAGCGTCCATGAACACGGGCAGTGGCACGCAGATGCTCCACACCATCGCTCTGCCGATGCGCACGGTGAAGGCCACGCTTCTGGTGGGAGATCTTCGTAATTTCACCAGCATCTCCGCCCAGCTCAGCGCTGAGCAGGTCGCCGCGATGCTACGCGAGTGGTATGCTGACTGTGAGCGCATCTTGAAGCCCCGAGGAGCCATCATTGATAAATTCATTGGTGATGGGGTCTTCGCCTATTGGGTTGGAGATTCTTTGGACATTCGCTCGCAGGCCACGGAAGCCGCCCGCCTTCTCAGCAGTCCTGAGGCCAGTGAGTCTCCGGTCCGCAAAATGATGCGGGACGAGATGAACATGGAGGTTTATTGCCACATAGGCCTGAATATTGGCGACGTGGCCTTGGGGGCCATGGGACGTGGAGTGAACACCGCAGTGGGTGAGGCCGTGAACGTGACCTTCCGTATCGAGAGCCTGACTCGTAAGTTGCAGGTGCCCGTCTTGGCGGGCGCGTCCTTCCTGGAAGGTTGGCCCGAAGGGCTCCAAGACTACAAAAACGTGGGCATTCACCCCGTCAAAGGTCAGCCCGAGCCCGTGGAGGTTTACGCCTTGGTTGAGAGCAATCCGGTCTTGAGCTAA
- a CDS encoding YqjF family protein codes for MTPTLAQRLAMRELPALPFVMHQCWEQLLFLHWSFDPTLIQASMPPGLTVHVFDGKAWVAIVPFLMRKIRPRFSPAVPGVSNFLETNLRTYVYDEQGRPGVWFYSLECNQPLAVWVARTGFYLPYQHASMTAVQGPDQRMIYTSQRRGDAQVSRFEYQLRSRVGEAEPGSLEFFLAERYALFSKTPRGLRLGRVHHRPYPVAQAEVSSWDTRLFTLNGLPEPGRPPDHIMGSEGVQVRVFPLQTTDLP; via the coding sequence ATGACGCCGACCCTTGCGCAGCGTTTGGCCATGCGAGAGCTTCCTGCTCTGCCCTTCGTCATGCACCAGTGTTGGGAGCAGTTGCTGTTTCTCCATTGGAGTTTCGATCCTACGCTCATTCAGGCCTCCATGCCGCCAGGGCTGACGGTGCATGTCTTTGACGGAAAGGCCTGGGTGGCGATCGTGCCCTTCCTCATGAGGAAGATCCGGCCCCGATTCAGTCCTGCTGTCCCAGGTGTCAGCAACTTCTTGGAAACGAATCTGAGAACTTACGTGTATGATGAGCAGGGGAGACCTGGCGTCTGGTTTTACTCCTTGGAGTGCAATCAACCCCTGGCTGTTTGGGTCGCGCGCACCGGTTTTTATCTGCCCTATCAGCATGCGAGCATGACGGCCGTGCAGGGACCGGATCAAAGGATGATCTACACCTCTCAAAGACGAGGCGACGCCCAAGTCTCCCGCTTTGAATATCAACTCAGATCACGTGTGGGGGAAGCCGAACCCGGGAGTCTGGAGTTCTTTCTAGCGGAGCGGTATGCGTTGTTTTCAAAAACCCCACGAGGGCTGCGTCTGGGGCGGGTGCATCATCGGCCTTACCCTGTGGCCCAAGCCGAAGTGTCGAGCTGGGACACCCGCTTGTTTACCCTCAATGGTTTGCCAGAACCCGGGCGTCCGCCGGATCACATCATGGGTTCAGAGGGAGTTCAGGTGCGGGTGTTTCCTCTGCAAACCACTGACCTTCCGTAA
- the ispF gene encoding 2-C-methyl-D-erythritol 2,4-cyclodiphosphate synthase: protein MNRVGIGYDVHPFQEGRPLILGGVEIPHTRGLKGHSDADVLCHAIADAVLGALGLPDIGFYFPPTDASIEGICSLLILEKCAALAAEKGYVINNVDASLIAEAPKVMKHAPAMKEKIAAALGITAEQVGVKATTNERMGFVGREEGIAAMAVAAVEK from the coding sequence ATGAACCGTGTTGGTATTGGCTATGATGTGCATCCCTTTCAGGAAGGGCGTCCGCTTATTTTGGGTGGTGTCGAGATCCCACATACGCGTGGGCTGAAAGGCCACTCCGATGCTGATGTGCTCTGCCATGCCATTGCCGATGCGGTGCTGGGGGCTCTGGGCCTGCCAGATATCGGGTTCTACTTCCCGCCTACGGATGCCAGTATCGAGGGCATCTGCAGTCTGCTCATTCTGGAGAAGTGTGCAGCTCTTGCTGCTGAGAAGGGTTATGTGATTAACAACGTGGATGCCTCATTGATTGCCGAAGCGCCCAAGGTCATGAAGCACGCTCCAGCGATGAAAGAGAAGATCGCCGCTGCGTTGGGGATCACGGCGGAGCAGGTCGGTGTGAAAGCGACCACCAACGAGCGTATGGGCTTCGTGGGACGTGAGGAAGGTATCGCTGCCATGGCGGTGGCTGCGGTGGAGAAGTGA
- the ccsA gene encoding cytochrome c biogenesis protein CcsA has translation MVSLLEAGFFMITDRSALILSTFAFLAAVVPALTALKTGDWRRGPIQKIVMAIGFLLQTAAIYLRGQAVGQCPMKSVSDILVFIAWSIVLLYFLVGTTYRVSLLGMFTAPLVVGMHAIAFLLPGAFPDYPFKTKIDPWVELHAALALIAYAAFALGCVTGVMYLLQDRFLKRHQIGGLFYQLPPIQGLAKGIQRMLFLGVVLLSVSLAITFKLDTPITNPKLIFAWAVWGLYAVIGLIVWRHALSPRQTAWLAAVGFVIPFISLWLVT, from the coding sequence ATGGTCAGCCTCCTTGAAGCTGGTTTTTTCATGATCACCGACCGGAGTGCCCTCATCCTTTCCACCTTCGCCTTTTTGGCGGCGGTGGTGCCGGCGTTGACTGCGCTGAAGACGGGGGATTGGCGGCGAGGACCGATACAGAAAATCGTGATGGCCATCGGGTTCCTGCTCCAGACGGCGGCCATCTATTTGCGGGGTCAGGCAGTAGGCCAGTGCCCGATGAAGAGCGTGTCCGATATCCTGGTCTTTATCGCTTGGAGCATCGTGCTGCTGTACTTTCTGGTGGGCACCACCTACCGCGTCTCACTCTTGGGCATGTTTACCGCACCTTTAGTGGTAGGGATGCATGCCATCGCCTTTCTATTGCCGGGTGCCTTTCCTGACTACCCGTTCAAAACCAAAATTGATCCTTGGGTGGAGCTTCATGCAGCTCTGGCGCTGATCGCCTACGCGGCCTTCGCGCTCGGCTGTGTCACGGGCGTGATGTATCTGCTGCAAGACCGCTTTTTGAAGCGCCATCAGATCGGTGGCCTGTTTTACCAGCTTCCCCCCATCCAAGGTCTCGCCAAAGGCATCCAGCGCATGCTCTTTCTAGGCGTCGTGCTGTTGAGCGTCAGTCTCGCCATCACCTTTAAGCTGGATACTCCGATCACCAATCCCAAGCTCATCTTCGCCTGGGCTGTCTGGGGACTCTATGCGGTGATTGGCCTCATCGTCTGGCGGCATGCCCTCTCTCCGCGACAGACTGCCTGGCTTGCGGCCGTGGGCTTTGTCATCCCGTTCATCTCCCTGTGGCTCGTGACCTGA
- a CDS encoding bifunctional folylpolyglutamate synthase/dihydrofolate synthase, which translates to MSSPALEWLYSTQLYGIKLGLDNVHKLLEAMSLPQAGMKFIHVAGTNGKGSTCAFMHAIFKESGINAGLFTSPHLIRFNERIRDAEREISDDELTAGLTRIRELVSAWDPHPTFFEITLALALDWFRQRGNEWVILETGLGGRLDATNAITPEVSVLTRIGLDHKEQLGDTLSKIAAEKAGIIKPGIPVVSAPQEDEALKVIVKTAKSQKASLLVVEEPLINVKLGLMGPHQAWNAAIAIEALREAGIRVPAVVLEGALQKVHWAGRFHHLESGRVVVDGAHNGDAALALAWTWKTEHPDEKATIIFGGSTGKDLIDVMWPLAEIAERWILTPFQSPRSVPVETLSEALTDADEDGEWLEAKSLDDAWTQAQSYPERILVTGSLFLVGEFLSQVSASGGYQPSAQ; encoded by the coding sequence ATGTCTTCTCCTGCCCTCGAATGGCTCTACTCCACTCAGCTTTACGGGATCAAGCTCGGTCTTGATAACGTCCACAAGCTGCTGGAGGCCATGTCCTTGCCTCAGGCGGGCATGAAGTTCATTCATGTCGCAGGCACCAACGGCAAGGGTAGCACCTGCGCCTTCATGCACGCCATTTTCAAGGAGTCGGGCATCAATGCAGGCTTATTCACCTCCCCCCACCTCATCCGCTTCAACGAGCGGATTCGCGATGCCGAACGCGAGATCAGTGACGATGAATTGACGGCGGGCCTCACCCGCATTCGCGAGCTCGTCAGCGCTTGGGATCCCCATCCCACGTTCTTCGAGATCACCCTGGCTTTGGCGCTCGATTGGTTCCGCCAGCGAGGCAACGAATGGGTCATTTTGGAAACAGGTCTCGGAGGTCGGCTCGATGCCACCAATGCCATCACCCCGGAAGTCAGCGTGCTCACCCGTATCGGTCTGGATCACAAGGAGCAACTGGGTGATACCCTGAGCAAGATCGCGGCTGAGAAAGCGGGCATCATCAAGCCCGGCATCCCCGTCGTATCGGCACCTCAGGAAGATGAAGCCCTGAAAGTGATCGTCAAAACTGCCAAGAGCCAAAAGGCATCTCTCCTGGTCGTTGAAGAACCTTTGATTAACGTCAAGTTAGGCCTCATGGGCCCGCACCAAGCCTGGAATGCGGCCATTGCTATCGAGGCCCTACGAGAGGCTGGCATCCGTGTCCCAGCCGTCGTGCTGGAAGGCGCTTTGCAGAAGGTTCATTGGGCGGGCCGCTTCCATCATCTGGAGAGTGGCCGTGTCGTTGTCGATGGCGCCCACAATGGCGACGCCGCCTTGGCCCTGGCCTGGACCTGGAAAACGGAGCATCCTGATGAGAAGGCCACCATCATCTTTGGCGGTTCGACCGGGAAAGATTTGATTGATGTCATGTGGCCTCTGGCAGAGATCGCTGAACGCTGGATCCTCACCCCTTTCCAATCCCCTAGATCCGTGCCCGTGGAGACTCTCAGCGAGGCTCTCACCGATGCCGATGAAGACGGTGAATGGCTGGAAGCGAAAAGCCTGGATGACGCCTGGACTCAAGCCCAAAGCTATCCTGAACGCATTCTCGTGACGGGCTCACTCTTCCTCGTCGGCGAGTTTCTCAGCCAAGTCAGTGCTTCCGGCGGCTACCAGCCCAGCGCGCAGTAG
- a CDS encoding outer membrane protein assembly factor BamB family protein — MRSLVFHLLSLGLLLPYASAADWPQFLGPHRNGQTESSEPTLSGTFSAEPKPLWEKSVGSGFAGPVVADGKVILFHREGSDMTTEAVDAQTGVPIWRSTYVTDYVDSFGFDNGPRAVPAVVEGKVFTHGPEGRVTAWDLQTGKEIWVYDTASAVGSVQGFFGRAASPLVVKGKVIIAAGGMQGDQPAGLIALDSATGKLIWNNVEDEAGYASPVPLGEDHLLAWMRNRLWLVRASDGSLVNSLRLRSTMDASVNAATPLECAPGQWFVSAGYGVGAHLFKITPSQTPALQELWAKQHVMDCHYSTPVYHEGHLYGFDGRQETGQTLRCVEVATGKVCWESPGVPGGTLIQTGGHLLVVTEQGELWIVKAAPDTFDQLAGWQILRSSHRSHAAYANGILYARDTEKVVALRL; from the coding sequence ATGCGTTCCCTCGTTTTTCATTTGCTGAGCCTCGGGCTACTCCTCCCCTACGCTTCGGCCGCCGATTGGCCCCAGTTTCTCGGGCCTCATCGCAACGGTCAAACAGAGTCGAGCGAACCCACTCTGAGTGGCACCTTTTCCGCTGAACCGAAACCACTCTGGGAAAAATCAGTCGGCTCAGGTTTCGCCGGACCTGTGGTGGCGGACGGCAAAGTCATCCTCTTTCACCGAGAAGGCAGTGACATGACCACCGAAGCGGTGGATGCCCAAACCGGAGTCCCGATCTGGCGCAGCACTTACGTCACGGACTACGTGGACAGCTTCGGCTTCGACAATGGCCCGCGCGCGGTGCCTGCAGTCGTTGAAGGAAAGGTCTTCACACATGGCCCCGAAGGCCGAGTCACGGCCTGGGATCTCCAGACCGGCAAGGAGATATGGGTCTATGACACCGCTTCTGCGGTGGGGTCGGTGCAAGGTTTCTTTGGTCGTGCCGCGTCCCCTCTGGTCGTGAAAGGAAAAGTCATCATCGCCGCAGGCGGCATGCAGGGCGATCAACCCGCTGGCCTGATCGCTCTGGATTCCGCGACAGGGAAACTCATCTGGAACAACGTGGAGGATGAAGCGGGTTACGCCTCGCCCGTGCCCTTGGGGGAGGACCACCTGCTGGCCTGGATGCGCAATCGCCTGTGGCTGGTGCGCGCGAGTGACGGCAGCCTTGTGAATTCTCTCCGGCTCCGCTCCACCATGGATGCCTCCGTCAATGCCGCGACTCCCCTTGAGTGCGCGCCAGGGCAGTGGTTCGTCTCGGCAGGCTATGGTGTGGGAGCCCATCTTTTCAAGATCACGCCAAGCCAAACCCCGGCACTGCAGGAGCTGTGGGCGAAGCAACACGTCATGGACTGCCATTACAGCACCCCTGTCTATCATGAGGGCCACCTTTACGGATTCGATGGTCGGCAGGAAACCGGCCAGACACTCCGCTGCGTAGAAGTGGCCACAGGCAAAGTCTGTTGGGAATCTCCTGGGGTGCCGGGAGGCACTTTGATCCAAACGGGCGGTCACCTTCTCGTGGTCACTGAGCAAGGTGAACTCTGGATTGTCAAAGCGGCTCCTGACACGTTTGACCAACTCGCAGGCTGGCAAATCCTGCGCTCCAGCCACCGCAGCCACGCTGCCTATGCCAACGGTATCCTCTATGCACGCGACACGGAGAAAGTGGTGGCTCTCCGTCTCTGA
- a CDS encoding DedA family protein, protein MIGDFLDLILHVDKHLLTFAQNYGTLIYVLLFAIVFCETGLVVTPFLPGDSLLFAVGALSVQGFVRLELIIPLLISAAIIGDNLNYWIGRKAGGWMVTQKWFKRDYLSKTEAFFVKHGGKAIVLARFVPIVRTFAPFTAGFGQMQYSRFLSYSLGGGFIWVLTFTLAGYFLGSIPFIKNNLKLVFVLIIVVSVLPIVIEVIKHKLAAKKEAEQ, encoded by the coding sequence ATGATTGGCGATTTCCTCGATCTCATCCTGCACGTGGACAAGCATTTGCTCACGTTTGCGCAGAACTATGGCACCCTGATTTATGTGCTGCTGTTCGCGATTGTGTTTTGTGAGACCGGACTGGTGGTGACGCCCTTTTTGCCAGGGGATTCCCTGCTATTTGCGGTGGGGGCACTGTCGGTGCAGGGCTTTGTGAGGCTGGAGTTGATCATTCCGCTGCTGATATCGGCGGCAATCATTGGCGATAACCTGAACTACTGGATTGGGCGTAAGGCTGGAGGCTGGATGGTGACGCAGAAATGGTTCAAGCGGGATTACCTCTCCAAAACGGAGGCGTTTTTTGTGAAGCATGGCGGCAAGGCCATCGTGCTGGCGCGTTTCGTGCCCATCGTGCGTACGTTTGCTCCCTTCACGGCAGGGTTCGGTCAGATGCAGTATTCCCGATTCCTGAGCTACAGCCTCGGTGGTGGATTCATCTGGGTGCTGACCTTCACGCTGGCGGGTTATTTCCTGGGCAGCATTCCTTTCATCAAGAATAACCTGAAGCTGGTCTTCGTGCTGATCATTGTGGTGTCCGTGCTGCCGATCGTGATCGAAGTGATCAAGCACAAGCTGGCGGCGAAGAAGGAAGCCGAGCAGTAA